The window GACCCGGCTCCGCCTGGCGGAAGAAAGGCCGCCGAGAAATGCGGGAGATGACAAATTTCGGCCCCGGGTCTCAGGAGAATAAGAGCATCAGTGGGCATGAAACTTGAATCCCCTACCCAAAGACTCTCAGTCCCGATCGGCCGCCATGTCGGGTTTTCTTCCGCAGAAGCGCCTAGCCTGTATCCCCTGCACTAAAGCGAAgcgcggctgcagcaaacAGGCGCCTTCGTGCCAGCGCTGTCTGGAGAAGAATGTCATCTGTCGCTATCCCGCCCCGCGTATCGCACCGCCGTACGATCTCGTCTTTGCAGCAAATGGCGCGGTGTCTGCAGTGCCGGCATCGACGTCGTCAACAAGCGAGAGGAGCCTGATTCCGAGTCCGGCGTCTCATGCTGgtgaggagcagcagcagcaggtccACACCCAGTCCCGCCATCCAGTAACGGCGGAGGCTCTGCAGAATCCATGGTTTCTATCCCCTTCGTCGTGGACCGTAGACCATAATACCAGTGCCATCCCGTCCCAAATTTCTTTTAGCGATGAGGCACTCACATACTTTATCGACCTACTGCACACCTGGCTGAAGCAATGGACTAATGAAGGCCACTGTCCCTTTATCCACCCCCAGCTTTGGAAGCTCCATCTGCCAGACTGTATCCAAGATGCGTTCGCTTCGCTTGCAGCATACCACTCCAGGACTCCCGCAACCGAAAAGATGATTATGCGCATTATTGAGAGCCGCGTCAACAACCTAGTCGGGGGGCAGAATCCCAGCGCCGATGGAGATTTTGGAGTCATTATGCTTGACCCTGCGTGCCATCTTGCAAGGACTCAAGCTCTTTTGGTATACAAAATCATCCGCCTATTCGACGGCGACATTCGCGCCCGCGCCCAGGCCGAAAAGCATATCGatactctctctctttgggCTCGACAGCTGTGGCAGAGCGCCGGCTTCGCCCTATCCTCGGAGCAAGCCGACGCATCGACTGATCGTGGGAATAGCAACGGGCCGGTTGACACGCAGCTACGAAC is drawn from Trichoderma asperellum chromosome 4, complete sequence and contains these coding sequences:
- a CDS encoding uncharacterized protein (EggNog:ENOG41) — protein: MSGFLPQKRLACIPCTKAKRGCSKQAPSCQRCLEKNVICRYPAPRIAPPYDLVFAANGAVSAVPASTSSTSERSLIPSPASHAGEEQQQQVHTQSRHPVTAEALQNPWFLSPSSWTVDHNTSAIPSQISFSDEALTYFIDLLHTWLKQWTNEGHCPFIHPQLWKLHLPDCIQDAFASLAAYHSRTPATEKMIMRIIESRVNNLVGGQNPSADGDFGVIMLDPACHLARTQALLVYKIIRLFDGDIRARAQAEKHIDTLSLWARQLWQSAGFALSSEQADASTDRGNSNGPVDTQLRTDGSITSTWQAWIFSESIRRTYLAATLTEAVYLTLKQSWAPCPGGIMFSGGAGLWEASSPLAWFNQYQNNLVNSVRCIDGNQLFTSARPSDVDEFCHATLIVSYGLERFERWCNESM